A stretch of the Lolium perenne isolate Kyuss_39 chromosome 3, Kyuss_2.0, whole genome shotgun sequence genome encodes the following:
- the LOC127341916 gene encoding transcription factor bHLH51-like: MNCGPFSGAAGLYEGFYGGFGGGHGHDHGFNQQLEASTLSALFDGGTRQLHTAVDVTDVVQKRKGGGERDEKAATALRSHSEAERRRRERINAHLATLRSMVPCTDKMDKAALLAEVINHVKKLKAEAARIGKHCPVPSGADEVTVVEVVQQSPSPHATTTRHNGPVLLVKATLSCADSCADLFADVRRALQPLKPRVVGSEVTTLGGRVGLTVLMTREGAVTAASVRQALESVLDRVVSSAAALDFAPRDSLLYSKRRRVSTFESSSSSS, from the exons ATGAACTGCGGTCCCTTCAGCGGTGCAGCGGGGCTCTACGAAGGGTTTTACGGCGGTTTCGGCGGCGGGCATGGCCATGATCATGGCTTTAACCAGCAGCTGGAAGCGTCGACGTTGTCGGCCCTGTTCGATGGCGGCACGAGGCAGCTACACACGGCCGTCGACGTCACGGACGTCGTGCAGAAGAGGAAGGGAGGAGGCGAGCGAGACGAGAAGGCGGCTACGGCCCTGAGAAGCCACAgcgaggcggagcggcggcggagggagaggatCAACGCCCACCTCGCCACGCTCCGGAGCATGGTCCCCTGCACCGACAAG ATGGACAAGGCGGCGCTGCTCGCTGAGGTGATAAACCACGTCAAGAAACTCAAGGCCGAGGCAGCGCGTATCGGCAAGCACTGCCCCGTCCCCTCCGGCGCCGACGAGGTCACAGTCGTCGAGGTCGTCCAACAATCACCGTCGCCCCACGCCACGACCACCCGCCACAACGGCCCCGTCCTCCTCGTCAAGGCGACGCTCAGCTGCGCGGACAGCTGCGCCGACCTCTTCGCCGACGTCAGGCGCGCGCTGCAGCCCCTCAAGCCGAGGGTCGTCGGGTCGGAGGTGACCACGCTGGGCGGGCGCGTCGGGCTCACCGTCCTCATGACACGCGAGGGCGCCGTCACCGCGGCCTCGGTCCGGCAGGCGCTCGAGTCGGTGCTCGACAGGGTCGTCAGTTCCGCCGCCGCTCTGGACTTCGCGCCCAGGGACTCGCTTCTGTACAGCAAGCGACGGAGGGTCTCCACGTTCGAGTCCTCCAGCTCTTCTTCCTGA